In one window of Opitutus sp. GAS368 DNA:
- a CDS encoding amidohydrolase family protein: protein MRPLFALFAFAAGGLIHAADSVSLLKPARVFDGETLHLGWAVLVSGDKIAAVGPLADLKVPADAKVVALSGQTLLPGLIDAHSHVLLHPYNETPWNDQVAHESEALRVARATNHLRRTLLAGFTTIRDLGTEGAGYADVGLKQAVEQGIIPGPRMLVVTKAIVATGSYGPKGYAAKWHVSQGAEEADGDNLIRVVRDQIGHGADWVKVYADYRWGPSNQAAPTFSLEELKLIVETARSSGRPVAAHSTTPEGMRRAVLAGVETIEHGSNGMPETFKLMKEHGVALIPTLAATGARPGAKEAFQAALAAGVTIGNGSDVGVFAHGENALELDAMVRFGLPPLDALRAATSVNARILHLEDKIGRIAPGLLADLIAVEGDPAQDISALHRVAFVMKGGVVYKPTP from the coding sequence ATGCGCCCCTTATTCGCTCTGTTCGCCTTCGCGGCCGGCGGGCTGATTCATGCCGCTGATTCCGTCTCCCTGCTGAAGCCCGCCCGGGTCTTTGACGGCGAGACCCTGCACCTGGGCTGGGCGGTGTTGGTGAGTGGGGACAAAATCGCGGCGGTCGGCCCCCTGGCCGATCTCAAGGTTCCGGCCGACGCCAAGGTGGTGGCGCTATCCGGGCAAACCCTGCTGCCCGGGCTGATCGACGCTCACTCGCATGTGCTGCTTCACCCCTACAACGAGACGCCGTGGAATGACCAGGTGGCGCACGAGTCCGAGGCCCTGCGTGTCGCCCGGGCGACGAATCATCTTCGCCGCACGCTGCTCGCCGGCTTCACGACGATCCGCGACCTTGGCACCGAGGGCGCAGGCTACGCGGATGTCGGGCTCAAGCAGGCGGTGGAGCAGGGGATCATTCCCGGGCCGCGCATGCTGGTCGTGACCAAGGCCATTGTCGCCACCGGCAGCTACGGGCCCAAGGGTTACGCGGCCAAATGGCACGTCTCGCAGGGAGCCGAGGAGGCCGATGGGGACAACCTCATCCGCGTCGTGCGTGACCAGATCGGCCATGGGGCGGACTGGGTCAAGGTCTATGCCGACTACCGCTGGGGCCCGTCGAATCAGGCGGCGCCGACTTTCTCGCTGGAGGAATTGAAACTGATCGTCGAGACCGCGCGGAGCAGCGGCCGGCCGGTGGCGGCCCATTCCACGACACCCGAAGGCATGCGCCGGGCGGTGCTGGCGGGCGTCGAGACCATCGAGCACGGCAGCAACGGCATGCCGGAGACTTTCAAGCTGATGAAGGAGCATGGCGTCGCCCTCATCCCGACGCTCGCCGCCACGGGCGCCCGGCCGGGGGCCAAGGAGGCGTTTCAAGCCGCTTTGGCGGCCGGGGTCACGATCGGCAACGGCAGCGACGTCGGCGTGTTCGCCCACGGCGAGAACGCCCTTGAACTGGACGCCATGGTGCGGTTCGGCCTGCCGCCGCTTGACGCCCTCCGTGCCGCCACCTCGGTCAACGCGCGAATCCTGCACCTGGAGGACAAGATCGGCCGCATTGCCCCGGGATTGCTCGCCGATCTCATCGCGGTTGAGGGCGATCCGGCCCAGGACATCTCCGCTCTGCACCGCGTCGCCTTCGTGATGAAGGGCGGGGTGGTTTACAAGCCGACGCCGTGA
- the ahcY gene encoding adenosylhomocysteinase — protein MATTTTAGATDFKVKDITLADWGRKEISVAEHEMPGLISVRKKFGPSKPLAGVRITGSLHMTIQTAVLIETLKELGADVRWCSCNIFSTQDHAASAIAKSGTPVFAWKGETLEEYWDLTLHAISFPGGKGPQLVVDDGGDVTLLIHKGCELEEGSDWVNTPSTSHEEQVIKNVLKKVHKEDPLRWTTIAKEWKGVSEETTTGVHRLYQMLEKGKLRVPAINVNDSVTKSKFDNLYGCRESLGDGLKRATDVMIAGKVACVCGYGDVGKGSAFSLKGFGARVIVTEIDPINALQAAMEGFEVNTIESTLGTADIYVTTTGNKDIITLEHMRAMKDQAIVCNIGHFDNEIQVDKLNASDARRTNIKPQYDMYTFPQGNSIYLLAEGRLVNLGCATGHPSFVMSNSFTNQTLAQLDLWKNRATYKVNVYRLPKHLDEEVARLHLEKIGVVLTKLTKAQAEYLGVPVEGPYKPEHYRY, from the coding sequence ATGGCTACCACCACCACCGCCGGCGCCACCGATTTCAAGGTCAAGGACATCACCCTGGCCGATTGGGGTCGCAAGGAAATCTCCGTCGCCGAGCACGAGATGCCCGGCCTGATCTCCGTTCGCAAGAAGTTCGGCCCGTCGAAGCCGCTCGCCGGCGTCCGTATCACCGGCTCGCTGCACATGACGATCCAGACGGCCGTCCTCATCGAGACGCTCAAGGAGCTCGGCGCCGACGTGCGCTGGTGCTCGTGCAATATTTTCTCGACGCAGGACCATGCGGCCTCGGCCATCGCCAAATCCGGCACGCCCGTCTTCGCCTGGAAGGGCGAGACGCTCGAGGAATACTGGGACCTGACGCTCCACGCCATTTCGTTTCCCGGCGGCAAGGGTCCGCAGCTTGTCGTCGACGACGGCGGCGACGTTACCCTGCTCATCCACAAGGGATGCGAACTCGAAGAGGGCAGCGATTGGGTCAACACCCCGTCCACCTCCCACGAGGAGCAGGTCATCAAGAACGTGCTCAAGAAGGTCCACAAGGAGGACCCGCTTCGCTGGACGACCATCGCGAAGGAGTGGAAGGGCGTCTCCGAGGAGACGACCACCGGCGTGCACCGCCTCTACCAGATGCTCGAGAAGGGCAAACTCCGCGTCCCGGCCATCAACGTCAACGACTCGGTCACCAAGTCGAAGTTCGACAACCTCTACGGCTGCCGCGAGTCGCTCGGCGACGGTCTGAAGCGCGCCACCGACGTCATGATCGCCGGCAAGGTCGCCTGCGTTTGCGGCTACGGCGACGTCGGCAAGGGCTCGGCGTTTTCGCTCAAGGGCTTCGGCGCCCGCGTCATCGTCACCGAGATCGACCCTATCAACGCCCTGCAGGCCGCGATGGAGGGCTTTGAGGTCAACACGATCGAGTCCACGCTCGGCACGGCCGACATCTACGTCACCACGACGGGCAACAAGGACATCATCACGCTCGAGCACATGCGCGCGATGAAGGACCAGGCCATCGTTTGCAACATCGGCCATTTCGACAACGAGATCCAGGTCGACAAGCTCAACGCCTCCGATGCCAGGCGCACGAACATCAAGCCCCAATACGACATGTATACGTTCCCGCAGGGGAACAGCATCTACCTGCTCGCCGAGGGCCGCCTGGTGAACCTCGGTTGCGCCACCGGCCACCCGTCGTTCGTCATGTCGAACAGCTTCACCAACCAGACGCTGGCGCAGCTCGACCTGTGGAAGAACCGCGCCACCTACAAGGTGAACGTCTACCGCCTGCCGAAGCACCTCGACGAGGAGGTCGCCCGCCTGCACCTCGAGAAGATCGGCGTCGTGCTGACGAAGCTCACCAAGGCCCAGGCCGAATACCTGGGCGTGCCGGTCGAGGGTCCTTACAAGCCGGAACATTATCGTTATTGA
- a CDS encoding cupin: MARLIPKPTVIEAAGNKPKLIEEFFGRVNSGTVATSIARMRSPGGWVEPGQTPEFDEYTVVLRGELQVKTKAATFTVKAGQAIHAPSGKWVQYSTPNPDGAEYIAVCLPAFAPGTVHRDS; the protein is encoded by the coding sequence ATGGCCCGACTCATCCCCAAACCCACCGTCATCGAAGCCGCCGGCAACAAGCCCAAGCTCATCGAGGAATTCTTCGGCCGCGTGAACAGCGGCACGGTCGCCACCAGCATCGCCCGGATGCGCAGCCCAGGCGGCTGGGTCGAGCCCGGCCAGACGCCCGAGTTCGACGAATACACCGTCGTGCTGCGCGGCGAGCTGCAGGTGAAGACCAAGGCCGCCACGTTTACGGTCAAGGCCGGCCAGGCCATCCACGCGCCGTCGGGCAAGTGGGTGCAATACAGCACGCCCAATCCCGACGGCGCCGAATACATCGCAGTCTGCCTGCCGGCCTTCGCGCCGGGCACGGTGCATCGCGATTCGTAG
- the metK gene encoding methionine adenosyltransferase — protein MAKSFVFSSESVGEGHPDKVADLISDSVLDACLAQDRNSRVACETMVKSNMVILAGEITTKAKLNYEAIVRAAIREIGYVNKDDVFHADSVFINNYLTAQSPDIAQGVDAKKAKGKKTAEQGAGDQGLMFGYACNETPELMPTPVMFAHRLGRKLTQLRKSGKVEWLRPDAKSQVSIRYENDKPVAVENVVISTQHTADVSHRQIESYLIENVIKKVIPARMLTKKTHFLINPTGRFVIGGPQGDSGLTGRKIIVDTYGGWGRHGGGAFSGKDPSKVDRSAAYMCRWVAKNIVASGLADIAELQVAYAIGHPEPVSVYVDTMGTGKVRDEKIAKAVTKVFGFKPADITRQLNLLRPIYRSTTNYGHFGKAGLPWEQTNKVAALRAAIK, from the coding sequence ATGGCAAAATCCTTTGTTTTCTCCTCTGAGTCCGTGGGCGAAGGGCATCCCGACAAAGTCGCGGATCTCATCTCCGACAGCGTGCTGGACGCCTGCCTGGCGCAGGACCGTAACAGCCGCGTGGCCTGCGAGACCATGGTCAAGTCGAACATGGTGATCCTCGCCGGCGAAATCACCACGAAGGCCAAACTGAATTACGAGGCCATCGTCCGCGCGGCCATCCGCGAGATCGGCTATGTGAACAAGGACGACGTGTTTCACGCCGACTCCGTTTTCATCAACAATTACCTGACCGCCCAGTCGCCCGATATTGCGCAGGGCGTCGACGCCAAGAAGGCCAAGGGCAAGAAGACCGCCGAGCAGGGCGCCGGCGACCAGGGCCTGATGTTTGGCTACGCCTGCAATGAGACCCCGGAGCTCATGCCGACGCCGGTGATGTTCGCCCACCGTCTGGGCCGCAAACTCACGCAGCTCCGCAAGAGCGGCAAGGTCGAGTGGCTCCGCCCGGACGCGAAATCCCAGGTCTCCATCCGCTATGAGAACGACAAGCCGGTCGCCGTGGAAAACGTCGTCATCTCCACCCAACACACCGCCGATGTCTCGCACAGGCAGATCGAGTCCTACCTGATCGAGAACGTCATCAAGAAGGTCATTCCGGCCCGCATGCTGACGAAGAAGACCCACTTCCTGATCAACCCGACCGGCCGCTTCGTCATCGGCGGCCCGCAAGGCGACTCCGGCCTCACCGGCCGCAAGATCATCGTCGACACCTATGGCGGCTGGGGCCGCCACGGTGGCGGCGCCTTCTCCGGCAAGGATCCGTCCAAGGTCGACCGTTCCGCCGCCTACATGTGCCGCTGGGTCGCCAAGAATATCGTGGCCTCGGGCCTCGCCGACATCGCCGAGCTGCAGGTCGCCTACGCCATCGGCCATCCCGAGCCGGTCAGCGTCTATGTGGACACCATGGGCACGGGCAAGGTGCGCGACGAGAAGATCGCCAAGGCCGTCACCAAGGTCTTCGGCTTCAAGCCCGCCGACATCACCCGCCAGCTCAACCTGCTGCGCCCGATTTACCGCTCGACCACCAACTACGGCCATTTCGGCAAGGCCGGCCTCCCGTGGGAGCAGACCAACAAGGTCGCCGCCCTCCGCGCCGCCATCAAATAA
- a CDS encoding Hpt domain-containing protein: MTTSPTLNPDAIQALRDLSPEGDSEFLRELIAIYLADTPRQLAQMEEALAKADASLVIRAAHSIKGSSGNFGAQEFARIAQEIESHAKANNLAAASAALPELKLHFARVVEALKQLAGT, from the coding sequence ATGACGACCAGTCCGACACTTAATCCGGACGCCATCCAGGCGCTGCGCGACCTCAGTCCGGAGGGTGACTCGGAATTCCTGCGTGAGCTCATCGCCATCTACCTGGCGGACACGCCAAGGCAGCTGGCGCAAATGGAGGAAGCGCTGGCCAAAGCGGATGCTTCGCTGGTCATTCGCGCCGCGCATAGCATCAAGGGCAGCTCGGGGAATTTCGGGGCCCAGGAATTTGCCCGGATCGCCCAAGAGATAGAAAGTCACGCCAAGGCCAACAACCTGGCGGCCGCCAGTGCCGCCTTGCCCGAGCTCAAACTCCACTTTGCCCGGGTGGTCGAGGCCCTGAAGCAACTGGCCGGCACATAA
- a CDS encoding DUF1573 domain-containing protein: MILRRPLLCCLFAAAVLPGAALEWKAQTLDFTTAPFQATQDAVFQFTNTGHKPVTILEVESNCDCLDAAADRQVYAPGASGVIKTNFHVGDRLGLYERRIKVVTDESPEPVRLLVRIEVPELVVLSPRSVAWKLHEPAVEKSVDLAVIPGLQINFTRVQPTSGDFAARLETVEAGRRYRVYLKPPETVQPANAAFRILGQAASGQEIVVSAYGNVR, from the coding sequence ATGATCCTGCGCCGCCCCTTGCTCTGCTGTTTGTTCGCCGCTGCCGTGCTGCCCGGGGCGGCACTGGAATGGAAGGCGCAGACCCTCGACTTCACCACCGCGCCCTTCCAAGCCACCCAGGACGCCGTCTTCCAATTCACCAACACCGGCCACAAGCCGGTCACCATTCTCGAGGTGGAAAGCAACTGCGACTGCCTGGACGCCGCGGCTGACCGGCAGGTCTACGCGCCGGGGGCGAGCGGCGTCATCAAGACGAACTTCCATGTGGGCGACCGGCTGGGACTGTATGAGCGGCGCATCAAGGTGGTGACCGATGAAAGCCCCGAGCCCGTGCGCCTGCTGGTGCGGATCGAGGTGCCGGAACTCGTGGTCCTCTCGCCGCGCAGCGTGGCGTGGAAACTCCACGAGCCGGCGGTGGAAAAGTCCGTCGACCTGGCGGTCATCCCGGGCCTGCAGATCAACTTCACCCGCGTGCAGCCCACCAGCGGCGACTTTGCCGCCCGCCTCGAGACCGTCGAGGCCGGCCGGCGTTACCGCGTTTACCTGAAACCGCCGGAGACCGTGCAGCCGGCCAATGCCGCCTTCCGCATCCTGGGCCAGGCGGCGTCGGGCCAGGAGATCGTTGTCAGCGCCTACGGCAACGTCCGCTAG